The proteins below come from a single Etheostoma spectabile isolate EspeVRDwgs_2016 chromosome 4, UIUC_Espe_1.0, whole genome shotgun sequence genomic window:
- the LOC116687619 gene encoding glutathione hydrolase 7: protein MMMDVTLELKPIKPLTFSYKSFARSSQLDDGSSPRDFTCDWNKNCDLSHLPKDVPLKLASGSSNLFDRSLSNLKEKYKDCCSQDIPLYLYAVPIAFAIGVTIVLILNIYLGGSLMFVKGKVVSDHELCTALGQRVLHDRGSSVDAAISATLCLGVVHPHVSGVGGGGVMLVHDIHKNETRVINFQGTAPKTLKEEMPWNVSEQKAGLQVGVPGLLRGLHCAHTLYGSLSWEDVVNRATAVAKEGFNVSFNLADAILKVKGEQLSQRFRNIFLPNGQALLPGSFLRMSSLAGVIEAGLENFYNGNLSQEMEDEVQTNGGVLSRDDISNYSVQVEQPVEGMYNDFIIQVPPPPSAGAVLILALNVLEGLHLNGNNNTENQTHHFVAEALKGALALASSLDDPKYNSSVTELLSDMLSKRHAEVLHQRINSSDTSPPKYNAIVHSLQTELMSGQVVVMGPDDLIVSVASSLSMPFGSRIITRSGVILNSLMLDFSWSNKSPGQILNNQKNRVQPGKRPLSSLMPTIVVPSWHKCGIYMALSSSAGQESLGVITQVLISALSFHKEKKDSLSLHQPNRLLVDL, encoded by the exons ATGATGATGGATGTTACTCTTGAATTAAAACCTATCAAGCCATTAACATTCAGTTACAAAAGTTTTGCTCGTTCATCTCAATTGGATGATGGCTCATCCCCAAGGGACTTTACCTGTGACTGGAATAAAAACTGTG ACCTTAGCCATCTCCCAAAGGACGTGCCTCTGAAACTGGCCTCTGGTAGCTCAAATTTGTTTGACCGGAGCCTTTCCAACCTCAAAGAGAAATACAAGGACTGCTGCAGTCAGGACATACCTCTGTATCTCTATGCTGTTCCCATCGCCTTTGCCATTGGTGTGACCATTGTTTTGATCCTGAATATTTACCTAGGGGGAAGTTTG atgtttgTAAAAGGTAAGGTAGTGTCGGATCATGAGCTTTGCACTGCACTTGGCCAGAGAGTCCTTCATGATCGTGGATCCAGTGTGGATGCAGCCATCTCTGCCACCCTGTGTTTGGGTGTTGTGCATCCACATGTGTCAGGTGTTGGTGG AGGTGGGGTGATGCTGGTTCATGACATCCATAAGAATGAAACCAGGGTGATTAATTTTCAGGGAACTGCACCTAAAACACTTAAAGAGGAGATGCCGTGGAATGTGTCAGaacaaaag GCAGGTCTGCAAGTGGGTGTGCCAGGTCTGCTCCGAGGGTTACACTGTGCTCATACCTTGTATGGGAG TCTATCATGGGAGGATGTGGTCAACAGAGCCACTGCTGTTGCCAAAGAAGGTTTCAATGTTTCTTTCAATCTTG CTGACGCTATATTAAAGGTAAAAGGTGAGCAGTTGTCCCAACGTTTCAGGAACATATTCCTCCCTAATGGCCAAGCTTTGCTTCCTGGTTCATTTCTGAGGATGTCCAGTCTTGCTGGAGTCATCGAGGCTGGTCTGGAAAACTTCTATAATGGAAACCTCTCCCAAGAGATGGAGGATGAG GTGCAAACTAACGGAGGGGTCCTGAGCAGAGACGACATCAGTAACTACAGTGTTCAAGTGGAGCAGCCAGTGGAAGGCATGTACAATG ACTTTATTATTCAAGTTCCTCCTCCCCCATCTGCTGGTGCAGTGTTGATATTGGCGCTAAATGTTTTGGAGGGCCTCCATCTCAATgggaacaacaacacagaaaatcAAACACATCACTTTGTTGCTGAG GCTCTAAAAGGAGCTTTAGCTTTGGCGAGTAGTTTGGATGACCCTAAATATAACTCTTCAGTGACTGAGCTGCTCTCTGACATGCTAAG TAAGAGGCATGCTGAAGTGCTTCACCAGAGGATCAATTCCTCTGATACCTCGCCACCCAAGTACAACGCCATTGTCCACTCCCTACAGACAGAGCTGATGTCTGGACAAGTAGTAGTCATGGGACCAGATGACCTCATTGTGTCAGTTGCAAG TTCCCTGAGCATGCCATTCGGGAGTAGAATCATAACACGGTCAGGTGTTATTCTCAACAGCCTCATGCTTGACTTCTCCTGGTCAAACAAAAGCCCAGGGCAAATCTTAAATAACCAG AAAAACAGAGTCCAGCCAGGAAAGAGGCCCCTGTCATCTCTCATGCCCACAATAGTGGTGCCATCGTGGCATAAATGTGGAATCTACATGGCACTAAGCAGTTCAGCTGGACAAGAGAGTTTAGGTGTGATCACCCAG GTGTTGATCAGTGCTCTGTCCTTCCATAAAGAGAAAAAGGACAGCCTCTCCCTACATCAGCCAAACAGACTTCTTGTTGACT TGTGA
- the top1a gene encoding DNA topoisomerase I, like isoform X2 — protein MSGDQIDGGSRFNDSHKHKDKYKEKEHKHKDHKKDKEREKSKHGNSNHKDSSDKKHRDKEKEKMKHKDGSTDKYKDKHKEKKMKSIDVKVKKENGFASPPQVKSEPEDGFYHSPKNEKSLKRERDDDNDSEFKPKKIKTENDKKAKKRKQDEDIKPKKTKNKREVTDGKKKAKKEPEEKWKWWEEERYTDGSKWKFLEHKGPVFAPPYEPLPSHVKFYYDGKPMKLSPEAEEVATFFAKMLDHEYTTKDIFRKNFFKDWRKEMTAEEKAKLTDLKKCNFTEMSEYFKAQSEARKAMTKDEKLKIKTENERLLQEYGFCIMDNHRERIANFRIEPPGLFRGRGDHPKMGMLKRRIRPKDIIINCSKDSKHPEPPPGTKWKEVRHDNKVTWLVSWTENIQGSIKYIMLNPSSRIKGEKDWQKYETARRLKKCVDRIRNQYHEDWKSKEMRIRQRAVALYFIDKLALRAGNEKEEGETADTVGCCSLRVEHIKLYPENDGQEYVVEFDFLGKDSIRYYNKVPVEKRVFKNLQLFMENKEPDDDLFDRLNTSVLNKHLQELMDGLTAKVFRTYNASITLQQQLKQLTSADENIPAKILSYNRANRAVAILCNHQRAPPKTFEKSMQNLQTKIDAKRDQLSDAKRELKSAKADAKVRRDEKSKKAVETKKKAVQRIEEQLMKLEVQATDREENKQIALGTSKLNYLDPRISVAWCKKWDIPVEKIYNKTQREKFAWAIDMADEDFEF, from the exons ATGAGTGGGGAC cagattGACGGTGGGTCTCGTTTCAATG actctCACAAGCATAAAGACAAGTATAAAGAGAAGGAACACAAACATAAGGACCACAAGAAGGATAAAGAACGGGAGAAGTCAAAGCATGGCAATAG CAATCACAAGGACTCGtctgacaaaaaacacagagacaaggaGAAGGAAAAGATGAAGCACAAAGATGGCAGCACAGACAAATACAAGGACAAGCACAAGGAGAAAAAG ATGAAGTCCATTGATGTTAAAGTCAAAAAGGAGAATGGCTTTGCCAG ccCTCCACAAGTGAAGTCTGAGCCTGAGGATGGCTTTTACCACTCTCCTAAAAATGAGAAGTCCCTAAAAAGGGAAAGGGACGATGATAATGA CTCTGAATTCAAGCCCAAAAAAATTAAGACTGAAAATGACAAGAAGGCCAAGAAAAGGAAACAAGATGAG GACATTAagccaaaaaagacaaaaaacaaaagagaagtcactgatggaaaaaagaaagcaaagaaagaGCCAGAAGAGAAGTGGAAATG GTGGGAAGAAGAGAGATACACAGACGGCAGCAAATGGAAGTTTCTGGAACACAAAGGGCCAGTATTTGCACCGCCGTATGAGCCTCTTCCTAGTCATGTAAAATTTTACTATGATG GTAAGCCCATGAAGCTCAGCCCAGAGGCAGAAGAGGTTGCCACATTCTTTGCCAAAATGCTTGACCATGAGTACACCACAAAAGACATCTTCCGCAAAAACTTCTTTAAAGATTGGAGGAAG GAAATGACTGCAGAGGAAAAAGCTAAGCTCACAGATTTGAAGAAGTGCAACTTCACTGAAATGAGTGAATACTTCAAGGCTCAGTCGGAAGCCAGGAAGGCCATGACAAAGGATGAGAAACTG AAAATAAAGACGGAGAATGAGCGCCTCTTGCAAGAGTATGGCTTCTGCATCATGGACAACCATAGGGAGCGTATTGCTAACTTCCGCATTGAGCCCCCAGGGCTGTTCCGCGGCCGTGGAGACCATCCTAAGATGGGCATGCTGAAACGGCGCATCAGGCCTAAAGACATCATCATCAACTGCAGCAA GGATTCCAAGCACCCAGAGCCTCCCCCAGGCACTAAGTGGAAAGAGGTTCGCCATGACAACAAGGTGACATGGCTGGTGTCGTGGACGGAGAACATTCAAGGCTCCATCAAATACATTATGCTGAACCCCAGCTCTAGGATCAAG GGAGAGAAGGATTGGCAGAAGTATGAAACGGCTCGTAGACTGAAGAAATGTGTGGACCGTATCAGAAACCAGTACCACGAAGACTGGAAGTCTAAGGAGATGAGGATCAGACAGAGGGCTGTGGCACTCTACTTCATCGACAAG CTGGCTCTAAGAGCGGGTAATgagaaggaggaaggagagacTGCGGACACCGTGGGCTGCTGCTCGCTGAGAGTTGAACACATCAAACTCTATCCAGAGAACGACGGtcaggagtatgtggtggagttTGACTTCCTGGGTAAAGACTCCATCCGCTACTACAACAAAGTCCCAGTGGAGAAAAGG GTATTTAAGAATCTTCAGTTGTTTATGGAGAACAAGGAGCCTGACGATGATCTGTTTGATCGCCTTAAT aCTTCTGTTCTGAACAAGCATCTTCAGGAGCTGATGGACGGTCTGACAGCCAAAGTCTTCCGTACCTACAACGCCTCAATCACCCTGCAACAGCAGTTAAAGCAGCTCACAAGTG CGGATGAGAACATTCCAGCCAAGATCTTGTCCTACAACAGGGCCAACAGGGCTGTGGCTATCCTGTGTAACCATCAGAGGGCTCCACCAAAGACATTTGAGAAGTCTATGCAGAATCTGCAGACTAAG ATTGATGCTAAAAGAGATCAGCTTTCTGATGCCAAGAGAGAACTTAAGAGCGCCAAAGCGGACGCCAAAGTACGGAGAgatgaaaaatcaaaaaa AGCTGTGGAGACCAAGAAGAAGGCGGTCCAGAGAATAGAGGAGCAACTGATGAAGCTGGAGGTGCAGGCGACCGATCGCGAAGAGAACAAGCAGATTGCTCTCGGCACTTCCAAGCTCAACTATTTGGACCCTCGCATTTCTGTGGCTTG GTGTAAGAAGTGGGACATTCCAGTGGAGAAGATCTACAACAAAACCCAGCGTGAGAAGTTTGCCTGGGCCATCGACATGGCAGATGAAGACTTTGAATTTTAA
- the cyld2 gene encoding ubiquitin carboxyl-terminal hydrolase CYLD has protein sequence MEPKTLPKEKFFIVIRGKSRKGFCRGCIGRVEAELQPGELMGLLYLGGSNAGTPKSGGIVRREDTYPLTRHQAQLLLFVYPASKRIELLCNPQLFSAICKLSQDDLVVVKHKKGHLPGMVKNLMQIGKKDNKDDLHMLGFEVEFVDSDHNFSSKKPDPLPLFSAADIVQVVPSYSLHLGLHCKDSQCGGLNRNAVTRINSMPNIGSCTQQVRDDDTEQSVIQSQSSSTSPVSLEVGSMVEVVSNTGITVYGVIQWLGALEGKTGEWAGIELDYEVNGCTDGTYGSQRYFTCEGNKALFIPVRKCSPDSRFFCSSTGGETSKPTDTPPVPPFEDTEENAPPIPESKALSLLVGRMKGIQGHINSCYLDATLFSLFGSSVTLENICQKPADMDKPINCTLRKIVNCLRRQGFVPAASVMNFRKELGCDTFRTEEKDPEEFITVLFQKVLCMEPLLKLRSRQDICHGAYTLQVFLEKEQMGQMPTVQQLLDTSCLSGDLKFEEIPSCLLVQMPRFGNKYKMFSHIIPSTELDITDLLYNSPRECFVCGHLAEYECLQCLPDRKLQPGRIKQYCSTCNSQVHTHPSRQDHSPKTLAVPADVASNTPVPRHTMQLFAVLCIQTSHYVSFVKYGSDPHSWLFFDSMADRCGDDQHGYNIPEIRACPELGDFLSLPEEELARSNPSQAPELVRRLLCDSYMFLYHNSTTPLSKLSHQE, from the exons ATGGAGCCCAAAACTTTACCGAAGGAGAAGTTTTTCATTGTAATACGTGGGAAGTCGAGGAAAGGCTTCTGCCGAGGATGTATTGGCCGTGTGGAGGCAGAGTTGCAGCCTGGAGAGCTGATGGGGCTGCTGTACCTCGGTGGCAGCAACGCAGGGACGCCTAAGAGCGGAGGCATCGTGAGGAGAGAGGACACATACCCTCTGACCCGCCACCAGGCCCAGCTACTGCTCTTTGTTTACCCCGCAAGCAAACGCATAGAGCTGCTGTGTAATCCCCAGCTGTTTTCGGCTATTTGTAAGCTGTCTCAGGATGATCTGGTGGTGGTGAAGCACAAGAAGGGACACCTGCCAGGAATGGTGAAGAACCTGATGCAAATTGGGAAGAAGGACAACAAAGACGACCTGCACATGCTTGGCTTTGAGGTGGAATTTGTG GACAGTGATCACAATTTCTCATCCAAGAAACCTGATCCTCTGCCCCTGTTCAGTGCGGCAGACATCGTCCAGGTGGTCCCATCTTACTCACTTCACCTTGGACTGCACTGTAAAGACAGCCAATGTGGAG GTCTAAACAGAAACGCGGTGACGCGCATCAACTCCATGCCGAATATAGGATCTTGTACACAACAAGTGAGGGACGACGACACAGAGCAGAGTGTCATTCAAAGCCAAAGTTCAAGCACATCTCCTGTGTCTTTGGAGGTGGGATCCATGGTGGAGGTGGTGTCCAACACAGGGATCACAGTATACGGGGTTATCCAGTGGTTGGGGGCCCTTGAAGGGAAGACTGGTGAATGGGCTGGGATTGAATTG GACTATGAAGTGAATGGCTGCACTGATGGGACATATGGAAGCCAGAGGTATTTCACATGCGAAGGGAACAAGGCTTTGTTCATTCCCGTCAGAAAGTGCAGTCCTGATAGCAGGTTCTTCTGCTCCTCTACAGGAGGGGAGACCTCCAAACCCACAGACACACCTCCAG TTCCTCCATTTGAGGACACAGAGGAGAATGCACCACCTATTCCTGAATCCAAGGCGTTGTCTTTGTTAGTGGGAAGAATGAAAGGGATTCAGGGACACATCAACTCCTGTTACCTTGATGCCACACTGTTCAG TTTGTTCGGCTCATCCGTGACCCTGGAAAATATCTGCCAAAAGCCTGCTGACATGGACAAACCCATAAACTGCACTCTAAGAAAAATAGTCAACTGTTTGCGCAG ACAAGGGTTTGTGCCTGCTGCGAGTGTGATGAATTTCCGTAAAGAGCTTGGCTGCGACACCTTCCGAACAGAGGAAAAAG ACCCAGAAGAGTTCATCACAGTCCTCTTTCAGAAAGTGCTTTGCATGGAGCCACTGCTTAAGCTCAG aTCGAGACAAGACATATGTCACGGTGCCTATACCCTCCAGGTCTttctagagaaagaacagatgGGACAGATGCCCACCGTCCAACAGCTGCTGGACACATCCTGCCTGTCAGGAGACCTCAAATTTGAAGAG ATCCCATCCTGTCTCTTAGTTCAGATGCCAAGGTTTGGAAACAAGTATAAGATGTTTTCTCACATCATTCCCTCCACTGAGCTGGACATCACAGATCTTCTATACAATT CTCCAAGGGAATGCTTTGTTTGTGGGCATTTGGCAGAGTACGAGTGTCTTCAGTGTCTACCAGATCGCAAATTGCAACCAGGGAGAATAAAACAGTACTGCTCTACCTGCAACTCACAG gTTCACACACATCCGTCTCGGCAGGATCACTCCCCCAAAACTCTAGCAGTACCAGCAGATGTAGCCTCTAATACTCCTGTGCCCAGGCACACAATGCAGCTGTTTGCTGTGCTCTGCATTCAAACCAGCCACTATGTGTCCTTTGTCAAATATGGCTCTGATCCTCACTCCTGGCTCTTTTTTGACAGCATGGCAGACAGATGCG GTGACGATCAACATGGCTACAACATTCCTGAGATCCGAGCTTGTCCGGAGCTAGgtgacttcctgtccctgccGGAAGAGGAGCTGGCTCGCTCTAACCCTTCCCAGGCTCCTGAACTTGTGCGCAGGTTGTTGTGTGACTCTTATATGTTTTTATACCACAACTCAACCACGCCACTTTCAAAACTGAGCCATCAGGAATAG
- the top1a gene encoding DNA topoisomerase I, like isoform X1 encodes MSGDHSHSEDQIDGGSRFNDSHKHKDKYKEKEHKHKDHKKDKEREKSKHGNSNHKDSSDKKHRDKEKEKMKHKDGSTDKYKDKHKEKKMKSIDVKVKKENGFASPPQVKSEPEDGFYHSPKNEKSLKRERDDDNDSEFKPKKIKTENDKKAKKRKQDEDIKPKKTKNKREVTDGKKKAKKEPEEKWKWWEEERYTDGSKWKFLEHKGPVFAPPYEPLPSHVKFYYDGKPMKLSPEAEEVATFFAKMLDHEYTTKDIFRKNFFKDWRKEMTAEEKAKLTDLKKCNFTEMSEYFKAQSEARKAMTKDEKLKIKTENERLLQEYGFCIMDNHRERIANFRIEPPGLFRGRGDHPKMGMLKRRIRPKDIIINCSKDSKHPEPPPGTKWKEVRHDNKVTWLVSWTENIQGSIKYIMLNPSSRIKGEKDWQKYETARRLKKCVDRIRNQYHEDWKSKEMRIRQRAVALYFIDKLALRAGNEKEEGETADTVGCCSLRVEHIKLYPENDGQEYVVEFDFLGKDSIRYYNKVPVEKRVFKNLQLFMENKEPDDDLFDRLNTSVLNKHLQELMDGLTAKVFRTYNASITLQQQLKQLTSADENIPAKILSYNRANRAVAILCNHQRAPPKTFEKSMQNLQTKIDAKRDQLSDAKRELKSAKADAKVRRDEKSKKAVETKKKAVQRIEEQLMKLEVQATDREENKQIALGTSKLNYLDPRISVAWCKKWDIPVEKIYNKTQREKFAWAIDMADEDFEF; translated from the exons ATGAGTGGGGACCATTCCCACAGTGAGGACCAG attGACGGTGGGTCTCGTTTCAATG actctCACAAGCATAAAGACAAGTATAAAGAGAAGGAACACAAACATAAGGACCACAAGAAGGATAAAGAACGGGAGAAGTCAAAGCATGGCAATAG CAATCACAAGGACTCGtctgacaaaaaacacagagacaaggaGAAGGAAAAGATGAAGCACAAAGATGGCAGCACAGACAAATACAAGGACAAGCACAAGGAGAAAAAG ATGAAGTCCATTGATGTTAAAGTCAAAAAGGAGAATGGCTTTGCCAG ccCTCCACAAGTGAAGTCTGAGCCTGAGGATGGCTTTTACCACTCTCCTAAAAATGAGAAGTCCCTAAAAAGGGAAAGGGACGATGATAATGA CTCTGAATTCAAGCCCAAAAAAATTAAGACTGAAAATGACAAGAAGGCCAAGAAAAGGAAACAAGATGAG GACATTAagccaaaaaagacaaaaaacaaaagagaagtcactgatggaaaaaagaaagcaaagaaagaGCCAGAAGAGAAGTGGAAATG GTGGGAAGAAGAGAGATACACAGACGGCAGCAAATGGAAGTTTCTGGAACACAAAGGGCCAGTATTTGCACCGCCGTATGAGCCTCTTCCTAGTCATGTAAAATTTTACTATGATG GTAAGCCCATGAAGCTCAGCCCAGAGGCAGAAGAGGTTGCCACATTCTTTGCCAAAATGCTTGACCATGAGTACACCACAAAAGACATCTTCCGCAAAAACTTCTTTAAAGATTGGAGGAAG GAAATGACTGCAGAGGAAAAAGCTAAGCTCACAGATTTGAAGAAGTGCAACTTCACTGAAATGAGTGAATACTTCAAGGCTCAGTCGGAAGCCAGGAAGGCCATGACAAAGGATGAGAAACTG AAAATAAAGACGGAGAATGAGCGCCTCTTGCAAGAGTATGGCTTCTGCATCATGGACAACCATAGGGAGCGTATTGCTAACTTCCGCATTGAGCCCCCAGGGCTGTTCCGCGGCCGTGGAGACCATCCTAAGATGGGCATGCTGAAACGGCGCATCAGGCCTAAAGACATCATCATCAACTGCAGCAA GGATTCCAAGCACCCAGAGCCTCCCCCAGGCACTAAGTGGAAAGAGGTTCGCCATGACAACAAGGTGACATGGCTGGTGTCGTGGACGGAGAACATTCAAGGCTCCATCAAATACATTATGCTGAACCCCAGCTCTAGGATCAAG GGAGAGAAGGATTGGCAGAAGTATGAAACGGCTCGTAGACTGAAGAAATGTGTGGACCGTATCAGAAACCAGTACCACGAAGACTGGAAGTCTAAGGAGATGAGGATCAGACAGAGGGCTGTGGCACTCTACTTCATCGACAAG CTGGCTCTAAGAGCGGGTAATgagaaggaggaaggagagacTGCGGACACCGTGGGCTGCTGCTCGCTGAGAGTTGAACACATCAAACTCTATCCAGAGAACGACGGtcaggagtatgtggtggagttTGACTTCCTGGGTAAAGACTCCATCCGCTACTACAACAAAGTCCCAGTGGAGAAAAGG GTATTTAAGAATCTTCAGTTGTTTATGGAGAACAAGGAGCCTGACGATGATCTGTTTGATCGCCTTAAT aCTTCTGTTCTGAACAAGCATCTTCAGGAGCTGATGGACGGTCTGACAGCCAAAGTCTTCCGTACCTACAACGCCTCAATCACCCTGCAACAGCAGTTAAAGCAGCTCACAAGTG CGGATGAGAACATTCCAGCCAAGATCTTGTCCTACAACAGGGCCAACAGGGCTGTGGCTATCCTGTGTAACCATCAGAGGGCTCCACCAAAGACATTTGAGAAGTCTATGCAGAATCTGCAGACTAAG ATTGATGCTAAAAGAGATCAGCTTTCTGATGCCAAGAGAGAACTTAAGAGCGCCAAAGCGGACGCCAAAGTACGGAGAgatgaaaaatcaaaaaa AGCTGTGGAGACCAAGAAGAAGGCGGTCCAGAGAATAGAGGAGCAACTGATGAAGCTGGAGGTGCAGGCGACCGATCGCGAAGAGAACAAGCAGATTGCTCTCGGCACTTCCAAGCTCAACTATTTGGACCCTCGCATTTCTGTGGCTTG GTGTAAGAAGTGGGACATTCCAGTGGAGAAGATCTACAACAAAACCCAGCGTGAGAAGTTTGCCTGGGCCATCGACATGGCAGATGAAGACTTTGAATTTTAA
- the top1a gene encoding DNA topoisomerase I, like isoform X3 — MSGDHSHSEDQIDGGSRFNDSHKHKDKYKEKEHKHKDHKKDKEREKSKHGNSNHKDSSDKKHRDKEKEKMKHKDGSTDKYKDKHKEKKMKSIDVKVKKENGFASPPQVKSEPEDGFYHSPKNEKSLKRERDDDNDSEFKPKKIKTENDKKAKKRKQDEDIKPKKTKNKREVTDGKKKAKKEPEEKWKWWEEERYTDGSKWKFLEHKGPVFAPPYEPLPSHVKFYYDGKPMKLSPEAEEVATFFAKMLDHEYTTKDIFRKNFFKDWRKEMTAEEKAKLTDLKKCNFTEMSEYFKAQSEARKAMTKDEKLKIKTENERLLQEYGFCIMDNHRERIANFRIEPPGLFRGRGDHPKMGMLKRRIRPKDIIINCSKDSKHPEPPPGTKWKEVRHDNKVTWLVSWTENIQGSIKYIMLNPSSRIKGEKDWQKYETARRLKKCVDRIRNQYHEDWKSKEMRIRQRAVALYFIDKLALRAGNEKEEGETADTVGCCSLRVEHIKLYPENDGQEYVVEFDFLGKDSIRYYNKVPVEKRVFKNLQLFMENKEPDDDLFDRLNTSVLNKHLQELMDGLTAKVFRTYNASITLQQQLKQLTSADENIPAKILSYNRANRAVAILCNHQRAPPKTFEKSMQNLQTKIDAKRDQLSDAKRELKSAKADAKVRRDEKSKK, encoded by the exons ATGAGTGGGGACCATTCCCACAGTGAGGACCAG attGACGGTGGGTCTCGTTTCAATG actctCACAAGCATAAAGACAAGTATAAAGAGAAGGAACACAAACATAAGGACCACAAGAAGGATAAAGAACGGGAGAAGTCAAAGCATGGCAATAG CAATCACAAGGACTCGtctgacaaaaaacacagagacaaggaGAAGGAAAAGATGAAGCACAAAGATGGCAGCACAGACAAATACAAGGACAAGCACAAGGAGAAAAAG ATGAAGTCCATTGATGTTAAAGTCAAAAAGGAGAATGGCTTTGCCAG ccCTCCACAAGTGAAGTCTGAGCCTGAGGATGGCTTTTACCACTCTCCTAAAAATGAGAAGTCCCTAAAAAGGGAAAGGGACGATGATAATGA CTCTGAATTCAAGCCCAAAAAAATTAAGACTGAAAATGACAAGAAGGCCAAGAAAAGGAAACAAGATGAG GACATTAagccaaaaaagacaaaaaacaaaagagaagtcactgatggaaaaaagaaagcaaagaaagaGCCAGAAGAGAAGTGGAAATG GTGGGAAGAAGAGAGATACACAGACGGCAGCAAATGGAAGTTTCTGGAACACAAAGGGCCAGTATTTGCACCGCCGTATGAGCCTCTTCCTAGTCATGTAAAATTTTACTATGATG GTAAGCCCATGAAGCTCAGCCCAGAGGCAGAAGAGGTTGCCACATTCTTTGCCAAAATGCTTGACCATGAGTACACCACAAAAGACATCTTCCGCAAAAACTTCTTTAAAGATTGGAGGAAG GAAATGACTGCAGAGGAAAAAGCTAAGCTCACAGATTTGAAGAAGTGCAACTTCACTGAAATGAGTGAATACTTCAAGGCTCAGTCGGAAGCCAGGAAGGCCATGACAAAGGATGAGAAACTG AAAATAAAGACGGAGAATGAGCGCCTCTTGCAAGAGTATGGCTTCTGCATCATGGACAACCATAGGGAGCGTATTGCTAACTTCCGCATTGAGCCCCCAGGGCTGTTCCGCGGCCGTGGAGACCATCCTAAGATGGGCATGCTGAAACGGCGCATCAGGCCTAAAGACATCATCATCAACTGCAGCAA GGATTCCAAGCACCCAGAGCCTCCCCCAGGCACTAAGTGGAAAGAGGTTCGCCATGACAACAAGGTGACATGGCTGGTGTCGTGGACGGAGAACATTCAAGGCTCCATCAAATACATTATGCTGAACCCCAGCTCTAGGATCAAG GGAGAGAAGGATTGGCAGAAGTATGAAACGGCTCGTAGACTGAAGAAATGTGTGGACCGTATCAGAAACCAGTACCACGAAGACTGGAAGTCTAAGGAGATGAGGATCAGACAGAGGGCTGTGGCACTCTACTTCATCGACAAG CTGGCTCTAAGAGCGGGTAATgagaaggaggaaggagagacTGCGGACACCGTGGGCTGCTGCTCGCTGAGAGTTGAACACATCAAACTCTATCCAGAGAACGACGGtcaggagtatgtggtggagttTGACTTCCTGGGTAAAGACTCCATCCGCTACTACAACAAAGTCCCAGTGGAGAAAAGG GTATTTAAGAATCTTCAGTTGTTTATGGAGAACAAGGAGCCTGACGATGATCTGTTTGATCGCCTTAAT aCTTCTGTTCTGAACAAGCATCTTCAGGAGCTGATGGACGGTCTGACAGCCAAAGTCTTCCGTACCTACAACGCCTCAATCACCCTGCAACAGCAGTTAAAGCAGCTCACAAGTG CGGATGAGAACATTCCAGCCAAGATCTTGTCCTACAACAGGGCCAACAGGGCTGTGGCTATCCTGTGTAACCATCAGAGGGCTCCACCAAAGACATTTGAGAAGTCTATGCAGAATCTGCAGACTAAG ATTGATGCTAAAAGAGATCAGCTTTCTGATGCCAAGAGAGAACTTAAGAGCGCCAAAGCGGACGCCAAAGTACGGAGAgatgaaaaatcaaaaaagtaa